One genomic segment of Aquipluma nitroreducens includes these proteins:
- the pglX gene encoding BREX-1 system adenine-specific DNA-methyltransferase PglX, whose translation MKLTDHVNHIRSLIYKAYNNRFARLGLGEKNEQDISLIPEELHSLRDQLDEMLENHIGETGSYKLAREKALDELSFTLFNRIAAIKVMEARHLFPEIITKRTEHGDRSFAHKAWLELNPNGRNLELEGLEFFLEHEFDKLSEKMQLFGKDHPYALMPFTIDLNDIIDAFNAVEQDKDTGADTWQSDDILGWLYESYNSLKKKEHKDSGKKTEFDKVSLQSQVYTPRWVVKFLVDNSLGKLYLEMFPNSQIKEKYAIANAPQTRVREKKPLHEIKLIDPAPGSGNFLLYAFDLFYDLYTDQIDNYGADYDEEEIPALIIENNLYGIDLDDRAVQLAQMGLFIKALTRQRGFKMRHVNVVSSDFYLPKYADIKLFFEEGANFDQAQKELMEEVWTDLQQAYRFGSLIKVGERVNERLEKLEKKNHKNETLNMFETQNIVDFQIFRNEFFAKLEQAVARYAQSKNNNFLKTKANDALTFLKILANKYDVAVANPPYTDSADFGPELKSFIDTNYKSPWKFNINLYSTFIKRCYDLTSNDGKMALIHPHTFMFIKSFEDVRQFMIEKTHIDMMVDLGLDRVNLFGPGILLDATFYVLSKTSSIEKGVYFNLTTNLQEKFKKEQFLKALTDFIVNEPNNRVYKLDQTKLGIIKSSPFIYWISDAFREKFGYNSIGEIANVAQGASTGKNERFVRFWWEIKRNEISLNYNEDRKRYIFYSKGGVSNKWYGNIWLVIDWNNDGDLMLNYGKCALRNKQHYFKEGITCSGRSSSKGMSYRYMPSNQIFDVGATGIIQKGNENIYCFLGFLNSSLYNYIINCLNPTVNTSEGDVSRVPYKKPNHIIEKNIVTLSSTNIDIKKHHNIFSLIEPSYSKSPITFTGTLDLPKRIKRYFDYDNHLLTQVLINESIINENIFEVYDLTHEDRTMVVTKEGESIGALAVESEAKSAYLAEEEATKEFTLDHIRTFIEELPEKSFSAEEKEAIISEFPNLYKSNNDLEEFCIRHQVNPINVWYWFKQSKVLPVHRAHDIAMEFLADLLREILLEDDDGIVPLVRNSGEEVLVNRIEKKFYEKGFSTAQYSQFSSLLGREIDEYINHHFFGNFSDHLNLFMYLPKTPFIWHITSGKHGAFEAYIIIYKWSKDKLFSIKSKYVEKRESALIREKQDTANSNTVSAQEAQERIPKQLDELQEFKQKIDELLAGGYDPKLDDGVGKNIAPLQKRGMITYDVLNPGQLEKYLNADW comes from the coding sequence ATGAAACTAACCGACCACGTAAACCACATACGCTCTTTAATTTATAAGGCATATAACAACCGTTTTGCACGGTTGGGATTGGGAGAAAAGAATGAGCAGGATATTTCGTTGATTCCCGAAGAATTACATTCGTTGCGGGATCAGTTGGATGAAATGCTCGAAAACCACATTGGTGAAACCGGCAGCTATAAGTTGGCACGTGAAAAAGCATTGGACGAACTTTCCTTTACACTCTTTAACCGGATTGCTGCCATAAAGGTGATGGAAGCACGACATTTATTTCCGGAGATAATTACCAAACGTACAGAACATGGCGACCGCTCATTTGCCCATAAAGCATGGCTGGAGCTCAATCCCAATGGCCGCAATCTGGAACTGGAAGGACTGGAATTCTTTTTGGAACATGAGTTCGATAAACTGAGCGAAAAGATGCAGTTGTTTGGAAAGGATCATCCGTATGCCTTGATGCCTTTTACGATTGACCTGAACGATATTATTGACGCTTTTAATGCGGTAGAACAAGATAAGGATACAGGAGCCGATACCTGGCAAAGCGATGATATTTTGGGCTGGTTGTACGAAAGCTACAACAGCCTGAAAAAGAAAGAACACAAAGACAGCGGCAAAAAAACGGAGTTCGACAAAGTATCACTGCAATCACAGGTTTACACGCCCCGTTGGGTAGTGAAGTTTTTGGTGGACAACTCATTGGGAAAGCTCTATTTGGAAATGTTCCCCAACTCGCAGATCAAAGAGAAATATGCCATTGCCAATGCACCGCAAACCCGTGTGCGCGAAAAGAAACCGCTGCACGAAATTAAACTGATCGACCCGGCACCCGGATCCGGAAACTTCCTGCTTTATGCTTTCGACCTGTTTTACGATTTGTACACCGACCAGATTGATAACTACGGCGCCGATTACGACGAAGAGGAAATTCCTGCCCTGATCATTGAAAACAACCTGTATGGCATTGATCTCGACGACCGCGCAGTACAGTTGGCTCAAATGGGTTTGTTTATTAAGGCCTTAACCAGACAGCGAGGTTTTAAAATGAGGCACGTGAATGTTGTTTCGTCTGATTTTTATTTACCCAAATATGCAGATATAAAACTCTTCTTTGAAGAAGGTGCCAACTTTGACCAGGCTCAAAAAGAGCTGATGGAGGAAGTGTGGACCGACCTGCAACAAGCTTACCGCTTTGGTTCGTTAATAAAAGTAGGTGAACGTGTGAATGAACGATTAGAGAAACTGGAAAAGAAAAATCATAAAAATGAAACACTCAACATGTTTGAAACACAAAACATTGTTGATTTTCAAATCTTTCGAAACGAATTTTTCGCCAAACTAGAACAGGCAGTTGCTCGTTATGCCCAAAGTAAAAACAACAACTTCCTGAAAACCAAAGCAAACGATGCATTAACCTTCCTGAAGATATTAGCTAATAAATATGATGTTGCCGTAGCAAACCCGCCTTATACCGATAGTGCTGACTTTGGCCCAGAGCTTAAATCGTTTATTGACACCAATTATAAAAGTCCATGGAAGTTCAATATAAATTTGTACTCAACTTTCATTAAACGCTGCTATGATTTAACGAGTAATGACGGCAAAATGGCTTTGATCCATCCTCACACCTTCATGTTTATTAAATCATTTGAAGATGTACGCCAATTTATGATTGAAAAAACCCATATCGATATGATGGTTGATTTGGGTTTAGATCGTGTAAACTTGTTTGGCCCAGGCATACTTTTGGATGCTACTTTTTATGTCCTTTCCAAGACTAGCTCTATTGAGAAAGGTGTTTATTTTAATCTGACGACTAATCTTCAAGAAAAATTTAAAAAGGAACAATTTCTAAAAGCACTAACTGATTTTATTGTCAATGAACCTAACAATAGAGTTTATAAATTGGACCAAACCAAACTCGGAATAATCAAATCTAGTCCATTTATCTATTGGATTTCGGATGCATTTAGGGAGAAGTTTGGATATAATTCAATTGGAGAGATTGCAAATGTTGCTCAAGGTGCATCTACTGGGAAAAATGAAAGATTTGTAAGATTCTGGTGGGAAATTAAAAGAAATGAAATTTCATTGAATTATAATGAGGATAGAAAAAGATATATTTTTTATTCTAAAGGTGGAGTATCGAATAAATGGTATGGAAATATTTGGCTTGTTATAGATTGGAATAATGATGGAGATTTAATGCTAAACTATGGGAAATGTGCATTAAGGAATAAGCAGCATTATTTTAAAGAAGGAATAACTTGCTCTGGAAGATCATCATCAAAAGGAATGTCCTATAGGTACATGCCATCAAATCAAATTTTTGATGTTGGTGCAACTGGAATAATTCAAAAGGGTAATGAAAATATTTATTGTTTTTTAGGCTTTTTAAATAGTAGTCTTTATAATTATATTATTAACTGTTTAAATCCTACTGTAAATACTTCTGAAGGTGACGTAAGTAGAGTACCATATAAAAAGCCAAATCATATAATTGAAAAGAACATAGTAACTTTATCATCAACAAACATCGATATAAAGAAACACCATAATATATTTTCCCTAATCGAACCTAGCTATTCAAAATCTCCAATAACTTTTACTGGAACTCTCGATTTGCCCAAACGTATAAAGCGATATTTCGATTACGATAATCATTTACTTACACAAGTTCTAATTAACGAATCCATTATCAACGAAAACATATTTGAAGTTTATGATCTAACCCATGAAGACCGGACTATGGTGGTTACTAAAGAAGGCGAAAGCATTGGTGCCTTAGCTGTAGAGTCAGAGGCAAAATCAGCCTATTTGGCAGAAGAGGAAGCCACCAAAGAATTTACATTGGATCACATCAGAACATTTATTGAAGAACTGCCGGAGAAATCCTTTTCAGCGGAAGAGAAAGAAGCCATTATTTCGGAGTTTCCCAACCTATATAAATCCAACAACGATTTGGAGGAGTTTTGCATTCGCCACCAAGTAAATCCCATCAATGTTTGGTATTGGTTCAAACAAAGCAAGGTTTTACCCGTTCATCGTGCTCACGATATCGCCATGGAATTTTTGGCCGATTTGCTTCGCGAAATATTGCTGGAAGATGATGATGGTATAGTACCGCTGGTGCGTAATTCCGGAGAAGAAGTATTGGTCAACCGCATTGAGAAGAAGTTTTACGAAAAAGGGTTTTCAACTGCCCAATACTCGCAATTCAGCTCACTTTTGGGTCGCGAAATAGATGAGTATATCAACCACCACTTTTTCGGAAACTTCTCCGATCATCTCAACCTGTTTATGTACCTGCCCAAAACGCCGTTTATCTGGCACATTACTTCGGGCAAACATGGTGCTTTCGAGGCGTACATTATCATCTACAAATGGAGCAAAGACAAGTTATTTTCCATCAAAAGTAAGTATGTAGAAAAAAGGGAAAGTGCATTGATCCGTGAAAAGCAGGATACTGCCAATTCAAACACAGTATCGGCACAAGAAGCACAGGAGCGCATCCCCAAACAATTGGATGAGTTGCAGGAGTTCAAACAAAAAATTGACGAGCTGCTGGCCGGAGGCTACGATCCCAAGCTGGATGATGGAGTTGGCAAAAACATTGCCCCCTTACAAAAGCGCGGAATGATCACCTACGATGTACTCAACCCCGGTCAACTGGAAAAATATTTAAATGCTGATTGGTAA
- a CDS encoding DNA-binding protein yields MAKDLTSSGVARQNILNNTYALQEIQKAVGMEGVLFENEYRFTKKQLAQFFEVSERTINNCLANNEAELAKNGYGVLSGKRLINFKLAVENQFDPEMDFMIKTVRLGVFNFRAFLNLSMLLTDSEKAKEMRSTILDIVIDTINKRTGGGTKYINQRDEDFVINLLSGEDYRKEFTDALRDYVAMGNFKYIVYTNKIYSSIFKENADEYRKILKLDSSENVRHTMYSEVLDLISSYETGFADILRAESLRLNRKLTSIEVDTAFHKFEQQKLWEPFREKARQKMASRDLCFRDALHQNLEEYISSVPKEDFDRFLGEKSKDLEQRLEEYKEALKRLKERD; encoded by the coding sequence ATGGCAAAAGATTTAACAAGCTCGGGCGTTGCCCGACAAAACATATTAAACAACACCTATGCTTTACAGGAAATCCAAAAAGCAGTTGGCATGGAGGGTGTTTTGTTTGAGAACGAATATCGGTTTACCAAAAAACAATTGGCTCAGTTTTTCGAAGTTTCGGAGCGCACCATTAACAATTGTTTGGCAAATAACGAAGCAGAACTGGCAAAAAACGGTTACGGAGTACTCTCAGGTAAGCGTCTGATAAACTTTAAGTTAGCTGTTGAGAATCAGTTTGATCCTGAAATGGATTTCATGATCAAAACTGTACGATTGGGAGTCTTCAATTTTCGTGCATTTTTGAATCTTTCAATGTTACTTACCGATAGTGAGAAAGCTAAAGAAATGCGCAGTACCATTCTCGATATTGTGATTGACACCATCAACAAACGCACAGGAGGCGGAACCAAATACATCAATCAGCGCGACGAAGATTTTGTCATTAACTTACTCAGCGGTGAGGATTACAGAAAAGAGTTTACCGATGCACTAAGAGATTACGTTGCAATGGGAAACTTCAAATACATCGTTTACACCAATAAAATTTATTCCAGTATCTTTAAAGAAAACGCCGATGAGTACCGCAAAATTTTAAAGCTTGATTCGTCCGAGAATGTTCGTCACACCATGTACAGCGAAGTACTGGATTTAATATCGAGCTACGAAACAGGTTTTGCCGATATACTTAGAGCCGAATCTCTACGGTTAAACCGGAAATTAACATCTATTGAGGTAGATACGGCATTTCACAAATTTGAACAACAAAAGCTTTGGGAGCCTTTTCGTGAAAAAGCCCGTCAAAAGATGGCAAGCCGCGATTTGTGCTTCCGTGATGCATTACATCAAAACCTTGAAGAATACATTAGTTCTGTCCCCAAAGAAGATTTCGACCGATTTTTAGGTGAAAAAAGCAAAGATTTGGAGCAACGCCTCGAAGAATACAAAGAAGCATTGAAACGCTTAAAAGAAAGGGATTAG
- a CDS encoding type II toxin-antitoxin system death-on-curing family toxin — translation MIYLTKEQAEITHKETVRLSGGGSSEVLNIGYLYSVLEHIQNDDYYPTFEEKLTHLIWSINKNHSFADGNKRLSITLAAQFLLFNGYLYCLERFLREMENISYHLAASRIEKELLQRFVHSFLENEFDFDEELKLDYLMACGNGQIGFDE, via the coding sequence ATGATTTATCTCACAAAAGAACAAGCAGAGATAACGCACAAAGAAACCGTTCGGTTAAGTGGTGGAGGAAGCAGCGAAGTGCTGAATATTGGTTATCTGTATAGCGTTTTGGAGCATATCCAGAATGATGATTATTATCCAACTTTTGAGGAAAAGCTGACACACCTAATCTGGTCAATAAATAAAAATCATTCTTTTGCTGACGGGAATAAACGCTTGTCAATCACCCTGGCTGCGCAATTTTTACTTTTTAATGGATACCTGTATTGTTTGGAAAGATTTCTGAGGGAGATGGAGAATATTAGTTATCACCTCGCTGCCAGTCGTATTGAAAAAGAGTTGTTGCAACGGTTTGTACATTCTTTTTTAGAAAACGAATTTGATTTCGATGAAGAATTAAAGTTGGATTATCTGATGGCTTGTGGTAACGGGCAAATAGGATTTGATGAATAA
- a CDS encoding serine/threonine-protein kinase — protein MKFEEYNVIDKIGEGGFGEVFAVEKDGNCYALKTCTKTEEEYLKRFKREIRLMESVTHENVINILDSNTAHTPPYFVMPLCQGSLHNKNYNKDVESLITDIHQICNGLEALHNNSQRIIHRDIKPNNVLVNHGVLKLSDLGLGKFEDRDSTPITPSAIMMGTAGYAPPEFYQIGGTKNATISSDIFQLGKTIYSLFTNEYPAYFDKNKVPNGLFYIVRKCTNENPDDRYQNIAELRNALIRHLEILKGENNPYIFFDNLIAELHKKGASKEDVYNLFNVLYEFKEDPDIFYSKAKAIPVKYFSHLNDGDLLTFVDVYNDIVIYLKDIGKLSWPDAETIADQMKKVCNSTKDIEIRTKAMRITLFFAASFNRYNAMEVFNSMLTSVKTEEEAISVASMLNDHLNEYENIVLQQDRVDGLHPHIQGIRNNIIKSSKK, from the coding sequence ATGAAATTCGAAGAATATAACGTAATAGATAAAATTGGAGAAGGTGGATTTGGAGAAGTTTTTGCTGTAGAAAAAGACGGTAATTGTTATGCTTTAAAGACATGTACAAAGACGGAGGAAGAATATCTAAAACGCTTCAAAAGGGAGATAAGATTAATGGAATCAGTCACCCACGAAAATGTGATAAATATATTAGATTCCAATACTGCACATACACCTCCGTATTTTGTAATGCCTTTGTGCCAAGGCTCTTTGCATAACAAGAACTACAATAAGGATGTAGAATCACTAATAACAGACATACATCAAATTTGTAATGGGTTAGAGGCCTTGCATAATAATTCACAACGAATAATCCACAGAGATATTAAGCCTAACAATGTATTAGTCAATCATGGAGTATTAAAGTTATCGGATTTAGGACTAGGTAAATTTGAAGACCGGGATTCTACTCCAATAACACCATCCGCTATTATGATGGGAACAGCGGGTTATGCCCCACCAGAATTTTATCAAATTGGGGGGACTAAAAATGCGACAATATCCAGTGATATTTTCCAATTGGGTAAAACCATTTATAGTCTTTTTACTAATGAATATCCAGCTTATTTTGATAAAAATAAAGTTCCTAATGGACTTTTTTATATTGTTCGGAAATGTACAAATGAGAATCCTGATGACAGATATCAAAATATAGCTGAATTACGCAATGCATTAATCAGGCATTTGGAAATATTGAAAGGTGAAAATAATCCATATATTTTCTTTGATAACTTAATAGCTGAATTACATAAAAAGGGTGCAAGCAAAGAAGATGTGTATAATTTATTCAATGTTTTATATGAGTTTAAGGAAGATCCGGATATATTTTATTCAAAGGCAAAGGCTATTCCCGTAAAATATTTTAGTCATCTTAATGATGGTGATTTACTAACTTTTGTAGATGTCTACAATGATATTGTAATTTACTTAAAAGACATTGGCAAATTGAGTTGGCCTGATGCAGAAACAATCGCAGATCAAATGAAGAAAGTCTGTAATTCCACGAAAGATATAGAGATTAGAACAAAAGCTATGAGAATAACCTTATTCTTTGCTGCTTCATTTAATCGATACAATGCAATGGAAGTTTTTAATTCTATGCTCACTTCTGTCAAAACCGAAGAAGAAGCTATTAGTGTTGCATCTATGCTTAATGACCATTTGAATGAATATGAGAATATTGTTTTACAACAAGACCGAGTTGATGGTCTACATCCACATATACAAGGAATAAGGAATAATATTATCAAAAGTAGCAAGAAGTAA
- a CDS encoding restriction endonuclease, whose translation MANLTFSEKQLIESVFGMSSGHVLGFTNRDFEEFMKDVVSYSLYAKYPGLSKAKMLREFIKDESETYVGKTIVLLINYMNENGLMTDDKKEKAEKLYEFGKKLLGKSNTQHNPKQQNSEPKNNLKVDYDSLNASLLAIENISSPQARGYAFEKYLNSLFHAFGLDPHASYRTDYDQIDGSFILDGNTILIEAKYKANAIPKDDLILFSNKIGSKSHFSKGLFITYSRVDEKAIEYFTDSSSRLVVLTVEELFIMCQNNIPLQNVLQDKYRSLDERGLIFKHIMNLL comes from the coding sequence ATGGCAAACCTTACATTCAGCGAAAAGCAATTAATAGAATCTGTATTTGGAATGAGTTCCGGGCACGTCCTTGGTTTCACTAACAGGGATTTTGAAGAATTTATGAAGGATGTGGTGTCATACAGCTTATATGCGAAATATCCGGGATTGTCAAAAGCTAAAATGCTTCGTGAATTTATAAAAGATGAATCCGAAACTTATGTGGGTAAAACTATTGTTCTATTGATAAACTACATGAATGAAAATGGTTTAATGACAGATGACAAAAAAGAAAAAGCAGAAAAACTATATGAATTTGGGAAAAAGTTATTGGGAAAAAGCAATACTCAACACAACCCAAAACAACAAAATTCTGAACCTAAAAATAATCTGAAGGTCGATTATGATAGTTTAAATGCTTCTTTATTAGCTATAGAAAATATTTCCAGCCCTCAAGCTAGAGGTTATGCATTTGAAAAGTATCTTAATAGTTTATTTCATGCGTTCGGTTTAGACCCTCATGCATCATATCGAACAGATTATGACCAAATTGATGGTAGTTTTATTCTTGATGGAAATACAATTCTTATTGAAGCAAAATACAAAGCAAATGCGATCCCCAAAGATGATTTAATCTTGTTTTCCAACAAAATAGGATCTAAATCTCATTTCTCAAAAGGACTATTTATTACTTATTCTCGCGTTGACGAAAAAGCGATTGAATACTTTACAGATAGTAGTTCAAGATTAGTTGTTCTAACCGTTGAAGAACTATTCATAATGTGTCAAAATAATATTCCATTACAAAATGTGTTGCAAGATAAATATAGGTCATTGGATGAAAGAGGATTAATATTTAAACATATAATGAATTTATTGTAG
- a CDS encoding PglZ domain-containing protein, with protein sequence MIDTWFIHDIKKILDEKQKLVFVDPSGEAEFLLNVIPPEIKVLKANSELEELELRYKISKENIVQKLTIYTNTPKENLTFIREYCETDGCLEIRQIDTYIKAMVHTNLGLNLHLTKEELLTAAKISIGRDRSYWMELVHKGASEIFDLNQMLLPFLKDPKEFMSEMDIEVSKMFSEKVAKFIQADYIQQPAQTLANQVAQSIFQGLLMNNLSSGLKEIYTRWEDSSENTVSFNTYIANFKLEVKALWKVSVDHPFVSVDEQMLDEVIAHSGDKAWISEKLPWITARSKNKVAKRQNICFWSEIIQLLTFDSSAINALDNLESVAAYYANTFYKTDRAIRKLYTSFLNQPKKLRPLQEIYEEHNRILLNQWFKHFSKYKSNQAGLLLRLINKATEKTAFIVGDAITYEIAVSVSEKLSKDFNTSKEMLFTGFPSVTEHNMSLIYQNNGVIEPTHKKREEFLQSQISQPIQFVSLEELNESAANSTILVCSYKDMDSLGEKLQQKALKFIDGIEDTLTQKIRQIQQLGYQSVYLVSDHGFVLTGLLSESDKIEVSFTGNIQKGERFILSESRQEETENLIEFEQAYNNYKYLYFAPSNRPFKTPGLYGFSHGGITPQELICPLFCFKSKNSTIEKLSISITNKEELANQTTSSFIVNMEAKKASSLLDSARKCQLLLFADNKQIAKSDILTIQNEQKIQKEYEFEQHLRIDVILIDAETKEQIDKATVVKKQIRNLGGLL encoded by the coding sequence ATGATTGATACTTGGTTCATTCACGATATAAAAAAGATCCTCGACGAAAAACAAAAACTGGTTTTTGTTGATCCTTCGGGCGAAGCGGAATTTCTGCTAAACGTTATTCCTCCGGAAATTAAGGTTTTAAAAGCCAATAGCGAACTGGAAGAATTGGAACTTCGGTATAAAATCAGCAAAGAAAACATCGTGCAAAAGCTGACCATTTATACCAATACACCCAAAGAAAACCTGACTTTTATCCGGGAGTATTGCGAAACAGATGGCTGTTTGGAGATCCGGCAAATTGATACTTACATCAAAGCAATGGTTCATACCAATCTCGGCTTGAACCTTCATCTCACCAAAGAAGAGTTGCTAACTGCGGCAAAAATCAGCATTGGCCGCGATCGTTCTTATTGGATGGAACTGGTTCATAAAGGAGCTTCGGAAATTTTCGATCTCAATCAGATGTTGTTGCCCTTCCTGAAAGACCCAAAGGAATTTATGTCGGAAATGGATATAGAGGTAAGCAAAATGTTTTCAGAGAAAGTTGCCAAATTTATTCAAGCGGATTACATACAACAACCGGCACAAACCTTAGCCAATCAGGTCGCACAATCCATCTTTCAAGGTCTTTTGATGAATAACCTTTCGTCAGGGTTAAAGGAAATATATACCCGTTGGGAGGATTCTTCCGAAAATACAGTCTCATTTAATACTTACATCGCCAACTTTAAGTTAGAGGTTAAAGCACTTTGGAAAGTATCAGTCGATCATCCATTTGTTTCAGTTGATGAGCAGATGCTGGATGAAGTGATTGCCCATTCTGGAGATAAAGCATGGATCAGCGAGAAATTACCATGGATTACTGCACGAAGTAAGAATAAGGTGGCAAAAAGGCAAAACATCTGCTTCTGGTCCGAAATCATTCAGTTGCTTACCTTCGATAGTTCTGCAATTAATGCTTTGGATAATCTGGAATCGGTGGCTGCTTATTACGCCAATACTTTTTATAAAACCGACCGGGCAATCCGGAAACTTTATACAAGCTTTCTGAACCAGCCAAAGAAACTTCGCCCCCTTCAGGAAATCTATGAAGAACACAACCGGATTTTACTCAATCAATGGTTCAAGCATTTCAGCAAATATAAAAGCAATCAGGCAGGTCTGCTTTTGAGGCTCATTAATAAGGCAACAGAAAAAACAGCATTCATTGTTGGCGATGCCATTACTTATGAAATCGCTGTTTCTGTTTCAGAAAAGCTCAGTAAAGATTTTAACACCAGCAAAGAAATGCTCTTTACCGGGTTTCCTTCGGTTACCGAGCACAATATGAGTTTGATTTACCAGAACAATGGTGTAATTGAACCAACACATAAAAAGCGGGAAGAATTCTTACAATCGCAGATCAGTCAACCCATTCAGTTTGTTTCACTCGAAGAACTGAATGAATCTGCTGCCAATTCAACTATTTTGGTGTGTTCATATAAGGACATGGATTCGTTGGGCGAAAAGCTTCAACAAAAAGCGTTAAAATTCATTGATGGAATTGAGGACACTTTAACTCAGAAAATCAGGCAAATTCAGCAATTGGGTTATCAGTCTGTTTATCTGGTTTCTGACCATGGTTTCGTATTAACCGGTTTGTTATCAGAATCTGATAAAATTGAGGTCAGCTTCACCGGTAATATTCAAAAAGGTGAACGATTCATTTTATCGGAATCACGTCAGGAAGAAACTGAAAATCTGATTGAATTTGAACAGGCTTACAACAACTACAAATACCTGTACTTTGCTCCATCGAACCGTCCTTTTAAAACGCCGGGCTTATATGGTTTCAGTCATGGTGGTATCACACCCCAGGAACTGATTTGTCCGCTTTTTTGCTTTAAATCGAAAAACAGCACCATTGAAAAGCTTTCCATCTCCATCACCAATAAGGAGGAATTGGCCAATCAAACAACCAGTTCATTTATTGTGAATATGGAAGCAAAGAAAGCAAGTTCATTGCTCGACTCTGCCCGGAAGTGCCAGTTGTTATTATTTGCCGACAACAAGCAGATAGCTAAAAGCGACATTCTAACCATTCAAAATGAGCAAAAAATTCAAAAAGAATATGAGTTCGAGCAACATTTAAGGATTGATGTAATTTTAATCGATGCTGAAACAAAAGAACAGATTGATAAAGCGACAGTCGTTAAAAAACAGATACGTAATTTAGGTGGTCTCCTTTAA